A region from the Candidatus Electrothrix scaldis genome encodes:
- a CDS encoding ParA family protein, with protein MDSRKYLIWNNKGGVGKTFLTYMLSVEYAINHPEKEVVVVDACPQSNVSEMILGGNGRGEENLTKYRENNITIAGYIKDRYERSKSAKLGTEVDYFISAHKENSSMPSNLYLLPGDVDLDICSAIINYLATAPERGAWRKSRLLLNDLVESFEQKKETQVKEKVFFIDCNPSFANYTEMAVLASNRIIIPCTADAASLRGVINLFRLIYGISLSDVNRLEENVFMMFNANVSDNGLRLPYIHSFVLNRSRAFVKKAAKAFQAHVDQIEDVAMSVEQEHANIFLPSHQASEPNGKVINVKDGNTLASIINHEGVPLSTLPPKKYSIYGQETQANQSQIDALLKDINVLIEKL; from the coding sequence ATGGATAGCCGCAAATATTTGATATGGAATAATAAGGGTGGAGTCGGAAAAACTTTTCTAACATACATGCTTTCGGTAGAATACGCTATAAACCATCCAGAAAAAGAGGTCGTTGTAGTGGATGCCTGTCCTCAATCCAATGTCTCTGAAATGATTCTTGGTGGTAATGGAAGAGGGGAAGAAAATTTAACAAAGTATAGAGAGAACAACATAACTATAGCTGGTTATATTAAAGATAGGTATGAAAGGTCAAAGTCCGCAAAATTGGGAACAGAAGTAGATTATTTCATCAGTGCGCATAAAGAAAATAGTAGTATGCCTTCAAATCTCTACCTCTTGCCTGGGGATGTAGATTTAGACATCTGTTCAGCTATTATTAATTACCTTGCAACTGCACCTGAACGAGGAGCGTGGAGGAAAAGCAGGTTATTATTGAACGATCTTGTTGAATCATTTGAACAGAAAAAAGAAACTCAGGTCAAAGAGAAAGTATTTTTTATAGATTGCAATCCAAGCTTTGCAAACTATACAGAAATGGCTGTCCTTGCATCAAACAGAATAATCATTCCTTGTACTGCGGATGCAGCTTCGTTACGAGGTGTTATTAATTTATTTAGGCTGATTTACGGTATTTCTCTTTCTGACGTAAATAGATTAGAAGAGAACGTATTTATGATGTTCAATGCAAATGTTTCTGACAATGGTCTTAGGCTTCCTTATATACATTCATTTGTTTTAAATAGATCAAGAGCTTTTGTAAAAAAGGCTGCTAAAGCGTTTCAAGCTCATGTTGATCAAATTGAAGACGTGGCAATGTCTGTTGAGCAGGAGCATGCTAATATTTTTCTTCCTTCTCATCAAGCATCTGAACCAAATGGAAAGGTTATCAATGTTAAGGACGGCAATACACTGGCATCGATTATTAATCATGAGGGGGTGCCTCTAAGCACCTTGCCTCCCAAGAAATATTCTATTTATGGGCAAGAAACACAGGCTAATCAGTCTCAAATAGATGCGTTGTTAAAAGATATAAATGTTTTGATTGAAAAACTTTAG
- the radC gene encoding DNA repair protein RadC, with the protein MTIKSSSGDTAGHRQRLRDKFQEKGIEALTDTEVIELLLTFGTPRSDCKQAARDALAKFGSLPQVLDASPVLLEKIKGMGPKNIFALQFVQGVARRYLRQRIEKKNYITSSREVADYLIHAMRSLRHEVFMVVYLDASHAVIGSEILSEGTINVNTVYPRELIKSALAHHAASLVVAHNHPSGSLQPSGADEQLTRTLFLMCSFMNITLLDHLIIGAGETVYSFADHGLMDSVKKDCAAIRSRLA; encoded by the coding sequence GTGACCATAAAATCCTCTTCCGGAGATACCGCAGGCCATCGCCAGCGGCTCCGGGATAAATTCCAGGAAAAGGGCATTGAGGCCCTGACCGACACCGAGGTCATTGAGCTCCTTCTGACCTTCGGCACCCCCCGCTCTGACTGCAAACAAGCAGCACGGGATGCCCTGGCAAAATTCGGTTCCCTCCCGCAGGTCCTGGATGCCTCGCCTGTCCTCCTGGAAAAAATCAAAGGGATGGGGCCGAAAAATATTTTTGCCCTTCAGTTTGTTCAGGGCGTTGCCCGCCGTTATCTGCGCCAGCGAATCGAGAAAAAGAACTATATCACCTCATCCAGAGAGGTCGCAGATTACCTGATCCATGCCATGCGAAGCCTCCGGCATGAGGTGTTCATGGTGGTTTACCTGGATGCCTCCCACGCAGTCATCGGCAGCGAGATCCTCTCAGAAGGCACCATTAATGTCAACACGGTCTACCCCCGTGAGCTGATCAAATCGGCCCTGGCCCACCATGCTGCCTCTCTGGTGGTGGCCCATAATCACCCATCAGGCAGTTTGCAACCCTCTGGGGCGGACGAGCAGTTGACCCGGACCTTGTTTCTGATGTGCTCGTTCATGAATATCACCCTCCTTGATCATCTCATCATCGGTGCCGGGGAGACCGTGTACAGTTTTGCTGATCATGGCCTGATGGACTCTGTGAAGAAGGATTGCGCCGCGATTCGTTCCCGCCTTGCCTGA
- the hemW gene encoding radical SAM family heme chaperone HemW, with the protein MNNLGLYFHIPFCLQKCPYCSFYSLAGRTDLHARYAQALITQLCSCVEVYQGQLRPLTSIFFGGGTPTLLSPEILAELLAECLTRYPCIDEAEISIEVNPATVDAVGLAHLRRAGFNRLSIGVQSLNDTELCQLGRPHTVTDAVQTVQWAREAGFDNINLDLMYGLPGQKVEAWQTTLEQALSLRPEHLSIYELTLEEGTPFFRQYAQGLFSLPEEEAVLLMLEETQQLLHQAGLQHYEISNYARPGRQCQHNINYWQNGEYLGFGAGAVAFLAGTRYTALADVEQFCLYMEQSKEVWAEQEQLDPEASFRETVIMGLRMTAGLSLAELEDRFGFDAEDYYGETLERLLRQGLLRIVQGYLQFTAEGLLLANAVMAELV; encoded by the coding sequence ATGAATAATCTCGGCCTGTATTTTCATATCCCCTTTTGTCTCCAAAAATGCCCCTATTGCAGTTTCTACTCCCTTGCCGGGCGGACAGACCTCCATGCTCGTTATGCCCAGGCACTCATCACTCAGCTGTGTTCTTGTGTTGAAGTCTACCAGGGTCAACTCCGCCCCTTAACCAGTATTTTTTTCGGAGGAGGGACGCCTACGCTCCTCTCTCCAGAGATTTTGGCAGAGCTGCTCGCCGAATGCCTGACCCGATACCCTTGTATTGATGAGGCAGAAATTTCCATTGAGGTCAATCCGGCAACGGTTGATGCTGTTGGTCTTGCTCATCTGCGCCGGGCGGGTTTCAATCGTTTGTCCATAGGGGTGCAGTCACTGAATGACACAGAGCTGTGCCAGCTTGGTCGTCCGCATACTGTAACCGATGCCGTGCAAACGGTTCAATGGGCACGCGAGGCAGGCTTTGATAATATCAATCTGGATTTGATGTATGGACTTCCTGGGCAAAAGGTTGAGGCTTGGCAGACTACCCTTGAGCAGGCCCTGTCGCTCCGACCGGAGCATCTTTCCATTTATGAACTGACCCTTGAAGAGGGGACACCATTTTTCAGGCAATATGCGCAGGGGCTGTTTTCTCTCCCTGAGGAGGAGGCTGTCCTGCTGATGCTGGAGGAGACCCAGCAGCTGCTGCATCAGGCAGGTTTACAGCACTATGAGATATCAAATTATGCCAGGCCTGGGCGCCAGTGCCAGCATAATATCAATTATTGGCAAAACGGTGAGTACCTTGGGTTTGGGGCAGGGGCGGTTGCCTTTCTTGCCGGAACACGCTATACAGCCCTTGCCGATGTAGAACAATTTTGCCTTTACATGGAACAAAGTAAAGAGGTGTGGGCAGAGCAAGAGCAGCTTGATCCAGAGGCCTCTTTTCGGGAAACTGTCATTATGGGGCTGCGTATGACTGCTGGGCTATCGCTGGCTGAGTTGGAGGATCGCTTTGGTTTTGATGCGGAAGATTATTACGGCGAGACCTTGGAGCGTCTTCTTCGCCAAGGGTTGCTGCGTATTGTCCAGGGGTATTTACAATTCACCGCAGAAGGGCTTCTCCTGGCAAATGCCGTGATGGCGGAGTTAGTTTAG
- a CDS encoding zinc ABC transporter substrate-binding protein, producing the protein MKNVLRAQFLLVVCLVFSTMQASAQDKKCHLNIGASLHPYYSWVKNIVGDEANVTSIIPPGSDPHAYQPVPSDMEHLENLDAIVINGIGHDEFIKPMLKAIENDKLLVINTSKGLPLIPVFNKHAYGGEAGKVSYNSHTYIAITGAIQQIQMIARKLSRLCPDQASLFIRNTRAYSMKLRNMLQAALMRIDMLDLNNLRIATVHDGYSYLFQELGIEVSAVVQPRHGVKPSARQLQDTIKRIKRAKVNVLFGELDYEKKYVDIIFKETGCRLYALSHISNGAYSKEHFERTMQGNINTIIAALTEVSGGMRPGGVAPGSMSGQIQDNMSRQMQDASQQMQNSVQEQIQNAVPAIQQKQMSERMNQQLQDTTKQMQEGVQKQLQDAIPAIQQKQMSERMGQQVQDTTKQMQDSMQESLKESLPEMQQEQVKNRMGQQMQDMQKGMMEKMAPKIPQDKE; encoded by the coding sequence ATGAAGAACGTATTGCGCGCGCAGTTTCTGCTTGTAGTCTGCCTTGTCTTCTCAACAATGCAGGCATCTGCTCAGGACAAGAAATGTCATTTGAATATAGGTGCTTCCCTGCACCCTTATTATTCCTGGGTAAAAAATATCGTTGGTGATGAGGCCAATGTGACATCTATCATCCCGCCGGGCTCTGATCCTCACGCCTATCAGCCCGTACCCTCGGATATGGAACATCTGGAAAACCTGGATGCGATTGTTATTAATGGTATTGGTCATGACGAGTTTATTAAGCCGATGCTTAAGGCTATTGAAAATGACAAACTGCTGGTTATTAACACCAGTAAGGGCCTCCCTTTAATTCCTGTTTTTAATAAACATGCCTATGGTGGGGAGGCAGGCAAAGTCTCCTATAACAGCCATACCTATATCGCTATAACCGGCGCAATTCAACAGATCCAGATGATCGCCAGGAAGCTGAGCAGACTCTGTCCGGATCAGGCCTCTCTCTTTATCCGAAATACCCGCGCTTATTCTATGAAACTGCGGAATATGTTGCAGGCTGCCCTGATGCGGATTGATATGCTTGATCTCAATAATCTGCGTATAGCCACTGTTCATGACGGATATTCATACCTTTTTCAGGAATTGGGTATAGAAGTCAGTGCAGTAGTACAACCGCGACACGGTGTAAAACCCAGTGCCCGCCAGCTCCAGGATACTATTAAAAGGATCAAACGGGCCAAGGTGAATGTGCTGTTCGGTGAACTGGATTATGAGAAGAAGTATGTGGATATTATCTTTAAGGAGACCGGTTGTCGGCTCTACGCCCTTTCCCATATCTCGAACGGAGCATATAGCAAAGAGCATTTTGAGCGGACCATGCAGGGGAACATAAACACCATTATCGCAGCCCTGACCGAGGTTTCAGGAGGTATGCGTCCTGGTGGTGTAGCGCCTGGTTCCATGTCCGGTCAGATTCAGGATAATATGTCACGCCAGATGCAGGATGCTTCCCAGCAGATGCAGAACTCTGTTCAGGAGCAGATCCAAAATGCTGTGCCAGCTATCCAGCAGAAGCAGATGTCTGAACGCATGAATCAGCAGCTCCAGGATACCACCAAGCAGATGCAGGAAGGTGTTCAGAAGCAGCTGCAGGATGCTATCCCGGCAATTCAGCAGAAGCAGATGTCTGAACGCATGGGTCAGCAGGTACAGGATACCACCAAGCAGATGCAGGATTCCATGCAGGAGTCTCTGAAAGAGTCTTTGCCGGAAATGCAACAGGAGCAGGTTAAGAACCGGATGGGGCAGCAGATGCAGGATATGCAGAAAGGTATGATGGAAAAAATGGCTCCGAAAATACCGCAGGATAAGGAGTAA
- a CDS encoding metal ABC transporter ATP-binding protein, whose protein sequence is MSSSEGHNLLEIDDLSVSLRGNRILDNISLRVKKGHIHALTGPNGAGKTTLMRSVMGGMPHKGTIRFLFRESSRVGYVPQFLEFDHSVPITVFDFLFLMMKKMPVFLGSRKAMRDKIEDLLKATDCSHLIDRCVGQLSGGEFRRVLLAQALSPKPELLLLDEPASNIDEVGIRHFEEMLITLRDEQGITILMVCHSMDMISRICDAVTAVNRTIFYDGPTKGLDHSELLQQYTFL, encoded by the coding sequence ATGAGCAGCTCTGAAGGACATAATCTGCTTGAAATAGATGACCTTTCGGTTTCCCTGCGGGGAAACCGAATTCTGGATAATATCAGCCTCAGGGTGAAGAAGGGGCATATCCATGCCCTGACCGGTCCCAATGGGGCAGGGAAAACCACCCTGATGCGCAGTGTCATGGGGGGCATGCCCCATAAGGGGACGATCCGTTTTCTCTTTCGGGAAAGCTCTCGGGTGGGTTATGTGCCTCAGTTCCTGGAATTTGATCATTCTGTGCCTATCACAGTCTTTGATTTTCTTTTTCTGATGATGAAAAAGATGCCTGTCTTTCTCGGAAGCCGCAAAGCCATGCGGGACAAGATCGAGGATTTGCTCAAAGCAACAGACTGTTCCCATCTTATTGACCGTTGCGTGGGCCAGCTTTCCGGCGGGGAGTTCCGTCGGGTCCTGCTGGCTCAGGCCCTGAGCCCAAAACCTGAGCTCCTCCTCCTTGATGAACCGGCCAGCAATATTGACGAGGTCGGTATCCGTCATTTTGAGGAAATGCTTATTACTCTGCGCGATGAACAGGGAATTACCATTCTGATGGTCTGCCATAGTATGGATATGATTTCGCGCATTTGTGATGCTGTCACTGCGGTCAATAGAACGATTTTTTATGATGGTCCCACCAAGGGGCTGGACCATTCCGAGCTTCTCCAGCAATATACCTTTTTATGA